In the genome of Streptomyces sp. NBC_00259, the window ACCCGCAGACCGGGTACGGCTATCCGCAGCCCGCCGCAGCGGCCGCTCCCGCGCCCGACCCGAACTTCCGGCTGCCTCCGATGGGCCCCCAGTTCATCCGGCAGTAGCCGGCGGTCCTTCCGCAGCAGACGGCAGGTGGCAGGCAGCAGACGACAGACGGCAGACGGCAGACGGCAGACGGGCAGACGGGCAGACCGCAGGGACGGGAGCCGCTCAGGCCTTGGTCTTGTAGCCGCGGCCCCACTGCAGTCCCCAGCCGTACAGCCGGTCCAGCTCGGCCTGGAAGCCGTACACGAACTTCACCTCGCGGCGTACGACCAGCTCGCCCTTGACGTTCTCCACCATGAAGACCGCGCAGGAGCGGGCCTGTGGTGCGCGCTCGTCCAGTTCGATCTCCACCCGCGGCCCGTTGCTCGGGTAGAGCGTCACCTTCGCGTGCGTACGGTCGAACGCCGGCGTCCGGTCGTAGATGTAGACGAAGAACAGCAGCCGCTTGATCGAGTCGCGGTGGTCGAGATTGACGAACAGCGTCTCGCCGGACGGTGCGCCGAACCGGTCGTCGCCGCTGAGCCGGACGAACGGCGGCTCGTTGAGGCTGCCGAAGAAGCTGCCGAGCGGCTGCACCACGCCCTTGCTGCCGTCCGTCAGCTCGTAGAGACAGCCGAGGTCGAGGTCCACGTTGACGACGCCCTGGGTGTGCGCCTGGACGACCTCGGGCCGGAAGAGCTTCGACGGATGACGCAGCAGCCGGCCGCTCTGCCGGGACCGGCCCTCGATGTCGGACGTCCGCATCCGCCAGGAGAGATTGACCCGGAGGTTTCCGGTGGCGGCGCCCTGCTTGCTGAGCGAGACCTGCGGGCGCCGCTTGGTCAGCTGGATGGAGTTCGTCGAGGCGCTGCCCGAGTCGAACTGCGCGTCCCTGCCGCGCCACAAACCGTCCCAGAAGGCCATGTCCCCCACCCCTGCCTGCGCCGGCCCTCCCGGAGCCGGTCCCGATTACCCCTCGCGCGGTCCCGGTGACGACCTCGTCCCGGTAACCGCGCGGGGCGGCCCGGAGACCGTCTGCCTCCTGGCCGCCCCGCTCAGAGCGTTCCTCAAACCCCGCGGCGTCACACTTCCTTTGCCGCGAGTACCTCTTCCTTCGGCTCCTCCGCCGCCAGCCGGCGGTTGCGCCGAACGGAGGACCAGAAGGACCAGGCGATCAGGGCCACACCGATGAGACCGGTGACGACCTCGGGGACCTCGTACTGGATGGTGATCAGCAGGATCACGGCGAGGGCGCCGATCGCGTAGTGCGCGCCGTGCTCCAGGTAGACGTAGTCGTCGAGGGTGCCCTGGCGGACCAGGTAGACCGTGAGGGACCGGACGTACATGGCGCCGATACCGAGGCCGAGCGCGATGACCACCGGGTCGTTGCTGACCGCGAAGGCGCCGATGACACCGTCGAAGGAGAACGAGGCGTCCAGCACTTCGAGGTACATGAACATGAAGAACGCGGCCTTGCCGACGAGCTTGGCGGCCGAGACCGGCTTTCCGGTCCGCCTGGCCTCCTCCTCGGCCTCGTGCTCCCGCTCCTCCTCCTCTTCGAGCTTGTCCTCGAAGTAGCCGGAGAGACCGCCGACGACCATGTAGGTGATCAGGCCGGCGACGCCGGCGAGCAGCACCGTCGCCGACTTGTCCGCGTGCACGCCGCCGTACTGGTGGGCGTGGACGGCGAAGGTCGTCGCGGTGATGAGCAGGACGATCAGCGCGATGCAGGCCGCCAGCATGTCGACCTTGCCGAGCTTGGCCAGCGGCCGCTCCAGCCAGGCGAGCCACTTGATGTCACGGTCCTCGAAGATGAAGTCGAGGAAGATCATCAGAAGGAACATGCCACCGAACGACGCGATCGCCGGGTGGGCGTCGGTGACCAGTTCCTCGTAACGCGCGTGGTCGTTCAGCGCGAGGTCGACCGCCTCGATGGGGCCGAGTTGCGCGGTGATCGAGACGATCACGACGGGGAACACGAGCCGCATGCCGAAGACGGCGATCAGGATGCCGATGGTGAGGAAGATCTTCTGCCAGAACTCGCTCATCTTCTTCAGCACGCCGGCGTTGACCACCGCGTTGTCGAAGGAGAGCGAGACTTCCAGGACGGACAGGATCGCGACGAGCCCGAAGGCCGTCCATCCCCCGTAGAACACCGCAGCGACCAAGCCGAGCGCAGTGACTGCGAACGACCAGCCGAAGGTTTTCAGAACCACTGGCTACCCAATCGTTGTGTACGGAGCTCTCCCGCCGAACGGGACTCCCCCGCGCCGCACGCGGCTTTTTACGAAACGTTGACCCCAAAGTCTAGAGCGATGCCCCGGAGCCCCGACGCGTACCCCTGGCCCACCGCCCTGAACTTCCATTCGCCGCCGTACCGGTACAGCTCGCCGAAGATCATCGCGGTCTCGGTCGAGGCGTCCTCGCTCAGGTCGTAGCGCGCGAGCTCCTGACCGTCGGCCTGGTTGACCACACGGATGAAGGCGTTGCTGACCTGGCCGAACGTCTGGCCGCGATTGTCGGCGTCATGGATCGAGACCGGAAAGATGATCTTGTCGCAGTGAGCCGGGACCGCGGAGAGGTCGACGATCAGCGACTCGTCGTCCCCGTCACCCTCACCCGTGAGGTTGTCGCCGGTGTGCGTGACCGAGCCCTCCGGGCTCGTCAGATTGTTGTAGAAGACGAACCACTCGTCGCCGAGCACCCGGCCCGACTGGCAGAGCAGTGCGCTCGCATCGAGGTCGAAGGGCGCTCCGGTGGTGGAGCGCGCGTCCCAGCCGAGCCCGACGAGGACCTGGGTGAGGTTCGGTGCGGCCTTGGAGAGGGAGACATTGCCTCCCTTGGCGAGCGTGACGCCCATGTCGGTGTCCTCCCCTGGATGTGCGGAATTACAGGCGCGTCCGGCGCCGCACGGATGGTGTGCGGCGCCGGCTGCGTTTCTCCGGGGTCGGCCCCCGGACCCCCAGCAGACTGGGACGTACGGGTGTGGCTCAGACGTTGACCCCGAAGTCCTGCGCGATGCCGCGCAGACCCGAGGCGTAGCCCTGGCCGATGGCGCGGAACTTCCACTCCGCTCCGTTGCGGTACAGCTCGCCGAAGACCATGGCGGTCTCGGTCGAGGCGTCCTCGCTCAGGTCGTAGCGCGCGAGCTCCTCGCCGTTGGCCTGGTTCACCACGCGGATGAACGCGTTGCGGACCTGGCCGAAGGACTGCTGACGGCTCTCGGCGTCGTAGATCGACACCGGGAACACGATCTTCTGAACGTCGGCCGGGACACCGGCGAGGTTCACCTTGATCTGCTCGTCGTCGCCCTCGCCCTCGCCGGTGATGTTGTCACCGGTGTGCTCGACCGAGCCGTCGGGGCTCTTCAGGTTGTTGAAGAACACGAAGTTGCCGTCGAGTGCGACCTTGCCCTCGTCGTTCGTCAGCAGGGCGCTGGCGTCGAGGTCGAAGTCGGTCCCGGTGGTGGTGCGGACGTCCCAGCCCAGACCGACGGTGACCGCGGTCAGGTTGGGGGCGGCCTTGGTCAGCGAGACGTTGCCGCCCTTGCTGAGGCTGACTCCCACGAGTCCTCCCATGTGGTTTCAGGGGCAGCGCCCCCGTCGTGCGTTGGCATTCGGATCAACGTGTGGATCCTAGTGACCGGTTCCCGGGTGAGACACCCTTTGAGCCGGGGGTCCGGGGGTTTGTCCCCCGGAACGGCACAGCGGCCGGGGTCCTCCCGCAGTCGCGGGTGCCGGCCAGGGCGATCAGAGGGTGTCGAGCGCCTTGACGTAGTCGTTCAGGTCGCGGGCGTCCGGGAGACCGTTGACGACGGTCCAGCGCACCACGCCCTCCTTGTCGATGATGAACGTGCCGCGTACCGCGCAGCCCTTCTCCTCGTCGAAGACGCCGTACGCGCGCGAGGTCTCGCCGTGCGGCCAGAAGTCCGACAGCAGCGGGTACTCCAGTCCCTCC includes:
- a CDS encoding TerD family protein — encoded protein: MAFWDGLWRGRDAQFDSGSASTNSIQLTKRRPQVSLSKQGAATGNLRVNLSWRMRTSDIEGRSRQSGRLLRHPSKLFRPEVVQAHTQGVVNVDLDLGCLYELTDGSKGVVQPLGSFFGSLNEPPFVRLSGDDRFGAPSGETLFVNLDHRDSIKRLLFFVYIYDRTPAFDRTHAKVTLYPSNGPRVEIELDERAPQARSCAVFMVENVKGELVVRREVKFVYGFQAELDRLYGWGLQWGRGYKTKA
- a CDS encoding DUF475 domain-containing protein; translation: MVLKTFGWSFAVTALGLVAAVFYGGWTAFGLVAILSVLEVSLSFDNAVVNAGVLKKMSEFWQKIFLTIGILIAVFGMRLVFPVVIVSITAQLGPIEAVDLALNDHARYEELVTDAHPAIASFGGMFLLMIFLDFIFEDRDIKWLAWLERPLAKLGKVDMLAACIALIVLLITATTFAVHAHQYGGVHADKSATVLLAGVAGLITYMVVGGLSGYFEDKLEEEEEREHEAEEEARRTGKPVSAAKLVGKAAFFMFMYLEVLDASFSFDGVIGAFAVSNDPVVIALGLGIGAMYVRSLTVYLVRQGTLDDYVYLEHGAHYAIGALAVILLITIQYEVPEVVTGLIGVALIAWSFWSSVRRNRRLAAEEPKEEVLAAKEV
- a CDS encoding TerD family protein; the protein is MGVTLAKGGNVSLSKAAPNLTQVLVGLGWDARSTTGAPFDLDASALLCQSGRVLGDEWFVFYNNLTSPEGSVTHTGDNLTGEGDGDDESLIVDLSAVPAHCDKIIFPVSIHDADNRGQTFGQVSNAFIRVVNQADGQELARYDLSEDASTETAMIFGELYRYGGEWKFRAVGQGYASGLRGIALDFGVNVS
- a CDS encoding TerD family protein; this encodes MGVSLSKGGNVSLTKAAPNLTAVTVGLGWDVRTTTGTDFDLDASALLTNDEGKVALDGNFVFFNNLKSPDGSVEHTGDNITGEGEGDDEQIKVNLAGVPADVQKIVFPVSIYDAESRQQSFGQVRNAFIRVVNQANGEELARYDLSEDASTETAMVFGELYRNGAEWKFRAIGQGYASGLRGIAQDFGVNV